CGGTCCACCTCGTCCTGGGCGGCCAGCCACCGCTCCCGGCGCCGACGGGCGTTCTGGGCCGCTCCGGCGGCGGCGACGGCGACCTCCTCGGCGTACCGGCGCAGGTCGGCCAGGTGGGCCGCCTGTTCCGCCGCAGGGTCGACGGCCGGCTCGACGTCGGTGGGGGTGTCCCGCTCGGGGCGGGCGACGAGCACCGCGAGCAGGGTCAGGGCGAGCAGGAGCAGGGCCGACCAGATGGCGGCGGCCTCCGGGACCTCGATCAGGAACTGGTACAGAACGGTCTGCATGGTCGCACCTCACGGGGAGCGGGCGTGGTGTGGCGAGATCCGCAGGACCCGACGGGGCGGGGCGCGACCGGAACGGGCGCCGCCGAGCCGCCGTCGGGCGGATGCGGGGGGTGAGGTCGGGTGGTACGTGCTGGCGGGCCACCGCCCGCGCGGAGGTCAGCGGGTCGGCGGGGCGCGGGAGCCGAGGGCCGCCGGGGCCCACCCGATCGCGACGCGCTGCCGGCCGGCCGGCACGACCGACGCCGCCACCGTGGCGAGCACCACCGGGGCCGGCGCGACCGCGACACCGACCAGGTCGGACCCGGTCGAGGGGCTGACCTCGCGACGCGAGCCGGAGGCGCCGATGACCGTCCGCGTGGAGCCGGTTGCGCCGACGACGGCACGGTCGACGCCGGACGTGGGGCTGACCGCGTCGCCGGAGCGGGCTCCGGCGGCGACGGTGTGGCCCGCGCGGGCCGTGGGAATGACCGCGTGAGCGGAGCCGACGGTGGGCGTGGCCCGCAGCCAGCGGGTCGGCAACGGTGGGTCGGACCAGTCGTCGGCGGCGGAGGCGAGGGAGTCGCCCACCGGGGGCGCCCAGGTCGGCGCGGCCACCTCGACGGGGAGTGTCGTCGCCCCGAGGGAGAAGGCGAGCGTCACGGCCAGACTGGTGAGCATGCGAACGGTCCAGCGCGCCAGCCACCACACGGGACTGGTGAGCGCGACCGGAAGCACGGCCCCACGCTACCGCCGTTGCCGCCGCCCCGCATCGCCGCCGGGCGTGTCGTCCCGGCCCGATCACGGTGCTGACCAGGGTGGACACCAGCCGCTGATTCATTTACGTCATCAGATCGGTGGCGGGCCGGCACCGCACACCACTCGTCGGTCCAGGCGACCAGCCCGGTCACAGCCCGGCCCGACCGGCACCACCACCACACCGACCCGGCGTCGATCACGACCGGCGACGCCCCAACTGCTCCGGGTGCGAGCGGAGCCGGGTCAGGCGGAGGTGGGTCAGGCGGAGGTGGGTCAGGCCGGGTCGCGCCGGCCCGCGTACTCGATCTGCGGGGTCGCCGGGCCGGACGCCGCCCGCTGGGCCGGGACAGCCGGTTCGGACGGTGCCACCCGGGCCGGGACGGGCGGGCGTGCCTGGACCCGGAGCCGACGGGACGGGCCGAGCCGGCGCATCATCGGCGTCTCGACCCAGCGGTGCAGGGCCGCAGCGAGCGCCAGGTTCGCCAGCAGGAAGCCGAGCACCGCGAGCGGTCCCCGCCAGCCGGGCAGTCCGACACCCCAGTCCCCGGTCAGCCGCAGCACGGTCATCATCACGAAGACGTGCACCAGATAGAAGGCGAAGGAGACCTCACCGAGCCAGACCATCGGCCGGGACCGCCACGGCGTCCGCCGGCCCCGGACGTCCGCGTCGGCCGCGGCCGTGATGACCAGGAGGTACGCCACCGCCAGCAGCGCCGCCCACAGCTCGGCGCGGATCCACTGCGCGGCCGCCACCCAGGTGGTCAGGAAGAGCAGGCTGGCCACGGTCAGGTTCGGTCCCCGCCACCGGCCGCGTCGCATCAGCTCGGCGGCGGCCACGCCCATCCAGAACTCCAGCGACCGCACCACCGGGAAGACCTGGGTGAACCACCAGCGGCTCTCCTCAGGCACGAGCCGCTGACCCGGCCAGAGCGCCACGATCAGCAGCGGCGCGGCCACCACCACCGCCCAGAGGGCCGCGGGTCGCAGCCGGCGCAGCACCGGCAGCGCGA
This genomic interval from Micromonospora sp. CCTCC AA 2012012 contains the following:
- a CDS encoding acyltransferase family protein, coding for MTSAPTAPAVAPPAAPPPARLPSLTGLRWIAALLVFGFHVATMRIVAEPDFKAVVDKAFALGLSGVEFFFILSGFVLVWSYRPGERRRTFLRRRLAKIYPNHLLMWAVVLLVGLWFADPVNLWAAGGNLLLLQAWNPTPGYFYSVNTVSWSLSCELFFYLCLPFALPVLRRLRPAALWAVVVAAPLLIVALWPGQRLVPEESRWWFTQVFPVVRSLEFWMGVAAAELMRRGRWRGPNLTVASLLFLTTWVAAAQWIRAELWAALLAVAYLLVITAAADADVRGRRTPWRSRPMVWLGEVSFAFYLVHVFVMMTVLRLTGDWGVGLPGWRGPLAVLGFLLANLALAAALHRWVETPMMRRLGPSRRLRVQARPPVPARVAPSEPAVPAQRAASGPATPQIEYAGRRDPA